ATTCGTTTGAATTTATCAAATAAACCAAAAGGAAATTGGGTGCGGCATTCTGCTGTGACCTGCCTGTAGATTCCTCGTGATAAAGGATTTCCGGTTAGAGAAATGGTTTGTAGCGTATCAGGAGGCAGGACCGGTAAAATATGGTTTGTGTCCCATTCAGGGATCAAAATATGAAGTCCGATGATGGGCAACGTATGATGAGAATTACGAACAGTGGCTTTTAATACAATATTTTCTCCGGAGGGCTGATATTCAGAGGCAGACAATTCAATGGAAAAATGCCTCATGACCCTTTCAGAAAGCCATCCAGAGAGGATCATTCCGTTCAGGAAAAACCCCAAAGCAATATACAGCGTATTTATTCCGGTATTGATCGCGCCAATTCCCAACAAGGTCGTGATGATCGTAAACCAGAAACCAACTTTGGTGAATTGCAGTCCTCTGTTGGTTTGAGGAAACCATAGTTTTAATTTCCACCAGCGCTTGGGATCGGACTGTTTTTGATCATGGATGGAAGGCTTATGTGTTTTCTTCCGCATTGCTTTCCTGATGAAATATTCTGAGTTGTTTTAAAAAATCATCAATGCCGGCAATTTTGTTTTCCTCACAATAATCCGTCAGCCATTCCCATTGTTTTATCAAAAAAGCATCTAACCGTGATTTTTGAGATACATTCAGTGTTTGTGCCTGCTGAATCTCATACATGAATGCTACGATATCCAGAATTTTGAGGTCTGTTTTCAAGGCCTGATTTTCGTGAACGCCAAGTCCTATTAAAAAAGTTTCCTGTATCTGATCAAGTCTGAGCCTCAGTTCCTTGTTTTTGAGTCCGGGAAGAATATCTCCGGTTGCGGATTCATGAAGATCGTGTGTTATGGCTAACACAATCAATTCATTCCTTTTTTCCTCGTCATAACCCCGAAATCTGCTCCAGTACAGTGCCAGAAACGCAGTGCAGAAACTATGCTGCCCAACGTTCCAGTTTCCAAATCCGGAAACCGTAAACGCTCTTGGAATTTTAAATAAATTCATAAGGACATCAAGATTGGGAGAATCCTGGATTTCAGATAAATATCCCTGGGGTGTCAGTATATCTAAGGGTGCAGGAGTATGGCCCATAAAGTTCCCTAAATATTACATTTATTAAAAATGAAAGTTCAAAAGATTGACATCCTGTACGCTTCATGTTCTAATAGTACCACAATGGTACAAATTAAACAATAAATGCAGGAGGCGTATGAAAAACACTAATAAGAAACATGCAATCAATCATGAAGAGATTCAACAATCGTTGGAGTCGTTTTTAAAAAAAGGTGGAAAAATTGATGTACTCCCCCCTCAACGAGTCGTTACCAGAGAAAAAGTGGGTGGTGACAAATGGGGAATGTACATTGCTCTTGAAGATATTCAACCAAATTCATGGAATTAAACATTGAAGACGGGAAGGCCTGCGGGAATTTTTTATTCCCGCAGGTTGTTTGCTATGAAGGGACAATCAGGGAGTGTTGAGCTGGTAGGTTCCAATGTATGCTGTCAGGGTTGATTTACCCATTTTAAATGGAAGAATGACACTTCCTGCGCCATTTTCATCAATGGTCACACCACTGCATGTCGCCAGGGATTCACCACCAAGACAGACATTGACAATGTCTCCAGTCTTAAGACCTGTTGTGGCAACAGAAACAGTGTAGTCTCCTGAGACGTTAAGAGTCGCCGCATTGCTGTTCACACTGACGGCCCCAACAGAAACAATCTGGACTGTTGGTGTCGATACCACATTATACGTTAACTCACGAAAACTGGTTTTGTATAAATTGGGGTTGTTCGAATAATTGACTTTAGAGGTGATATTGCCAGTATAATTCACCGTTTCCAAAATGACATAGGCATCATCTATTTTGCCATTTCCAGAAATTGTATTCGCAACCAATCGCACCATTCCATTTGAACCATTTCCTCCTTTTTTCATTCCATTTCCACCCGTTCCACCTTTGGCCGTAATCAGCCCCGTATCTGTCAGTGTGATCGAACCTGAAGCGGCAATCAATAATGCGCCACCGCCACCGCCACCGCCACCAGCCTCCTGGTTAGCCGCATAAGTAGCGCCGCCGCCGCCACTTCCACCAGTCAGTGGTTGATGATTTGGTGCTGTAAAAAGAGGACTGAGTTTGCCTTCTTTTCCCATATCACCATCTCCCTGAGACACAGGCGCAATTCCACCTGCACCAGCGCCCGGACCAAAACCATTCTTACCGGCAACACGATTATTAATACCAGTAATACCATCACCCCCGTTAAAACCACCAGGCCCACCTCGTCCGGCTAATGCGATGCCGTTAATCAGACTGCTTCCATCTGATCCGTTCAGGCGGATTGTTCCGGCAATTGTCACATCCTGTTGAACCAGTATTTGAATGGGATTGCTGTGATCAAACGAACCTGTATTGCTGTTCCAACCGTTTCCTGCTGGCGTGAACACAACAAGACAGCCTTCACCAATAGTGACAGATTCATATTGCAAAACTCCACTGCTACCAGCATCAATTTCGATTGGCCGTCCTGTACAAACATCACCTGTCTTATTCAAGATCCCGTCTTGTCCATTGCTGGAACTGCTGAACGATGTTTGGCCAAACACACTGCCGGCACATAGAAGGGACAGGCCCAAAATAGCGATTGATTTTTTATTCATAAGAAGACTCCCACTGAATGGTTGATAATCTGTCATTATTGAGAAACAATGATGTCCACACTCACACTTTGACGCAATGCGGGAGTCGTGTTAGTCACATAATATGGATTTGATGTCACCTGATTGTATTTGGAACTGGTGCTGATAGTTGGTCCCAATACAATGGAATATCTTCGATTTCCATCAGACGTATCACCTGTTCCGCTCACAGTAACATCTTGCTCAACATTCCAGTTTTGAGGTGTGAAAACCAGATTGGCAGAACTCACACTGTCCCCGGTATAAGGTTTGGAGGAAACCGCAACTGGAACCGTCACATCGACCAGTGGCTGGCTGGATAATCTTACTTTATACAGTGCTTTCCCACCACTCTCCGTGATGTTCAGACTGCTGCCAACCACGATAAAACCGGCTTTTTCAACATCAATGTTGGTTAGATC
This is a stretch of genomic DNA from SAR324 cluster bacterium. It encodes these proteins:
- a CDS encoding DUF58 domain-containing protein, which translates into the protein MRKKTHKPSIHDQKQSDPKRWWKLKLWFPQTNRGLQFTKVGFWFTIITTLLGIGAINTGINTLYIALGFFLNGMILSGWLSERVMRHFSIELSASEYQPSGENIVLKATVRNSHHTLPIIGLHILIPEWDTNHILPVLPPDTLQTISLTGNPLSRGIYRQVTAECRTQFPFGLFDKFKRMACHFELVIPPARYSVRLKSIMKEEFHENQEHNLLGDHEFFQLKPYQSGDSVRHIHWKKTAASLDIILNEYTRPQAHETFHFYCDPLKATTLEDYEIFLSRAFSLTSILLEKQQKINLWGFDGQCRTTMEEIGFWLADLPDHPHKLLSAGQFTQPENTVSLYELFEREPQLFSAKD
- a CDS encoding HD domain-containing protein — encoded protein: MGHTPAPLDILTPQGYLSEIQDSPNLDVLMNLFKIPRAFTVSGFGNWNVGQHSFCTAFLALYWSRFRGYDEEKRNELIVLAITHDLHESATGDILPGLKNKELRLRLDQIQETFLIGLGVHENQALKTDLKILDIVAFMYEIQQAQTLNVSQKSRLDAFLIKQWEWLTDYCEENKIAGIDDFLKQLRIFHQESNAEENT